The genomic segment ACGTCCTCTGCAAGCTGCCTTAATCCCCTGGGGCTTATCTTCCTTGGGTCGTTTGGAAGCGCGAGTCATGCCGAATTTAGATGCGGTGATTTCCACTCTGGGGGCAATCTGTCAGGTCAATTCGGCTAGTTTGCCGATTCGTCCTTCTATTGGAGCGTTTCTGGAGGGCGATCGCCTACTTCACCAACATACCGAAGATGTGTTTGGTCAGACTTTAGCTCATCGCCGGGTCAGAATCATGGTGACATTGCCAATGGAAGCCGCCAGCCATTACGAATTTGTCCGGGATCTGCTTCAGCGAGGGACTAACTGTGTACGCATTAACTGTGCCCACGATCGCGCTGAACTTTGGGAAGCGATGATTGGCAATGTCCGTCAGGCAGAGAAAGAAACCGGAAATTCTTGCAAAGTCTTAATGGATCTGGCAGGGCCGAAGCCCCGAATTGGCTTAGTAATCACACCTCATCAGAAACATCGCATCTTTCAAGGGGAATGTCTTGTCTTAACCCGTGATATGCCTAGTATGACGGATGCTCAGTGTTTCCAGGCAAATTGTACTCTGCCCGGAGTACTCGATCAATTGCAGGTGGGCGCAACTGCCTGGATTGATGATGGTCGTATTGGAGCGCATGTAGAATCTCTCACGGATCAGGGTGTTCTCTTACGCATCACCCATGCGAGTTTAAAGGGTAGTAAACTTCTGCCAGACAAGGGGCTTAATTTCCCCGATACAGATTTGCAACTTAGCCCACTTACTGATAAAGATCGAGAGGATTTAGATTTTGTTGCCACCCATGCCGATATTGTGGGCTATTCTTTTGTGCAATCTGCCAATGATATTAAACTGCTCCAGCAAGAGTTAGCAGATCGGATGCCTCAAAAGAGTGAAATTGCCATTGTTGCTAAGATTGAAACACCCCAAGCCGTCAGTAATTTACCTGAGTTGATTGTGCAAGCGGCAGGTCAACAACCCTTTGCGGTGATGATTGCTAGAGGCGATTTGGCGATCGCAATTGGGTATCAACGACTGGCTGAAATGCAAGAAGAAATTCTCTGGCTCTGTGAGGCGGCTCATA from the Nostoc sp. C052 genome contains:
- a CDS encoding pyruvate kinase; amino-acid sequence: MTISTLEHNQEEDTFDYLALDLSDPCVLLNTLQKLRQVVIQEGQDIFYQWRSRIQRQEFLSSGLNLAHYMALRRHDLRPLQAALIPWGLSSLGRLEARVMPNLDAVISTLGAICQVNSASLPIRPSIGAFLEGDRLLHQHTEDVFGQTLAHRRVRIMVTLPMEAASHYEFVRDLLQRGTNCVRINCAHDRAELWEAMIGNVRQAEKETGNSCKVLMDLAGPKPRIGLVITPHQKHRIFQGECLVLTRDMPSMTDAQCFQANCTLPGVLDQLQVGATAWIDDGRIGAHVESLTDQGVLLRITHASLKGSKLLPDKGLNFPDTDLQLSPLTDKDREDLDFVATHADIVGYSFVQSANDIKLLQQELADRMPQKSEIAIVAKIETPQAVSNLPELIVQAAGQQPFAVMIARGDLAIAIGYQRLAEMQEEILWLCEAAHIPVIWATQVLENLVKKGIPSRAEMTDAAMAERAECVMLNKGPFVVEAVTILDDVLTRMQMHQLKKTPQLRALHSW